One genomic segment of Paraburkholderia caffeinilytica includes these proteins:
- a CDS encoding extracellular catalytic domain type 1 short-chain-length polyhydroxyalkanoate depolymerase has protein sequence MKINEDFLKSMKEAFELLRTKGPKEATAAVQRALAGGKDNAGKAHTPPMPQSVNEWAQAWTQAQSHANATSSAPSEHTFDADTPGTFSTHTFSNSAGQRQYKLYIPAVYQSDPLPLIVMLHGCTQNADDFAAGTRMNEMAERRGFIVVYPNQSQAANHSTCWNWFKPADQQRDQGEPSLIAGITREVMARYRVDPARVYVAGLSAGGAMADIMLKTSPDLYAAACVHSGLAYGSAKDLPSALAAMKGGKAHRSHPRVEPQRPLIVFHGDADTTVHPSNATALVAGFDSGVTTVATPSTSSHAAGPASGKRGCTVQRLVAANGIEAEVWSIHGAGHAWAGGSQRGTYADPAGPDATVEMLRFFLAHPRVSGMGGTAIPHANEAAQ, from the coding sequence ATGAAAATAAATGAAGATTTCCTGAAGTCGATGAAAGAAGCCTTCGAGCTGCTGCGCACGAAGGGGCCGAAGGAAGCGACCGCCGCGGTCCAGCGCGCGCTCGCGGGCGGCAAGGACAACGCAGGCAAGGCGCACACTCCGCCCATGCCACAGAGCGTCAACGAATGGGCACAAGCCTGGACGCAGGCCCAATCACATGCCAACGCCACATCCAGCGCCCCGTCAGAGCACACTTTCGACGCCGACACACCCGGCACCTTCAGCACCCACACCTTCAGCAACAGCGCCGGCCAACGCCAATACAAGCTCTACATACCCGCCGTCTACCAGAGCGACCCGTTGCCGCTAATCGTGATGCTGCACGGCTGCACGCAAAATGCCGACGACTTCGCGGCCGGCACGCGCATGAACGAAATGGCCGAGCGTCGTGGCTTCATCGTCGTGTATCCGAATCAGTCGCAAGCAGCCAATCATTCGACCTGCTGGAACTGGTTCAAGCCTGCCGACCAGCAGCGCGATCAGGGTGAACCGTCGTTGATCGCGGGCATCACACGCGAGGTGATGGCGCGCTATCGCGTCGATCCGGCAAGGGTGTACGTGGCGGGTCTGTCGGCAGGCGGCGCCATGGCGGACATCATGCTGAAGACGTCGCCCGATCTGTACGCGGCGGCCTGCGTGCATTCCGGCCTCGCCTACGGAAGTGCGAAGGATCTGCCTTCGGCGCTCGCCGCGATGAAGGGCGGCAAAGCGCATCGCAGCCACCCGCGCGTCGAACCGCAGCGCCCGCTCATCGTGTTTCATGGCGATGCGGACACGACGGTGCATCCCTCGAACGCCACAGCGCTCGTAGCAGGCTTCGACTCAGGCGTTACAACAGTCGCGACACCCAGCACGTCCTCGCACGCAGCAGGCCCAGCGAGCGGCAAGCGCGGTTGCACGGTGCAACGACTCGTCGCGGCGAACGGCATCGAAGCGGAGGTCTGGTCGATTCATGGCGCGGGCCACGCATGGGCAGGCGGTAGTCAGCGCGGCACGTACGCGGACCCAGCCGGCCCCGATGCAACGGTCGAAATGCTGCGCTTCTTCCTCGCCCATCCGCGCGTATCCGGTATGGGCGGCACGGCGATCCCGCACGCTAACGAAGCTGCACAATGA
- a CDS encoding CopG family transcriptional regulator encodes MANLKLVDTSRPKGGETEKITINLGPVDLGQIDLLVEEGFYSNRTDLIRTAIRNQLANHAQVVTETVTRRAMVLGLQHFSRRDLETAQAANERLDIHVLGLASIAGDVPPELAAATIASVTVLGAFHASPAVKAALAGRIR; translated from the coding sequence ATGGCCAACCTCAAGCTCGTCGACACCTCCCGCCCCAAAGGCGGCGAGACCGAAAAGATCACCATCAACCTCGGCCCGGTCGACCTGGGCCAGATCGACTTGCTCGTCGAAGAGGGTTTTTACTCGAACCGCACCGACCTGATCCGTACGGCGATTCGCAACCAGCTCGCCAACCACGCGCAGGTCGTCACGGAAACGGTGACCCGGCGCGCGATGGTGCTCGGCCTGCAGCACTTCTCCCGGCGAGACCTCGAAACCGCTCAAGCCGCGAACGAGCGACTGGACATTCACGTGCTCGGCCTCGCCAGCATCGCAGGCGATGTGCCGCCGGAACTTGCGGCGGCCACGATCGCATCGGTGACGGTGCTCGGCGCGTTTCACGCGTCGCCCGCAGTCAAGGCGGCGCTCGCCGGACGCATCAGGTAA
- the rng gene encoding ribonuclease G: protein MNEEILINVTPQETRVALVQQGAVQELHVERTLSRGRVGNVYLGKVVRVLPGMQSAFIDIGLERAAFLHVADIWHPRIAGEPQHQTPHQPIEKIVFEGQTLMVQVVKDPIGTKGARLSTQVSIAGRTLVYLPQEPHIGISQKIESEAEREAVRARLTAVLPADEKGGYIVRTIAEDATSEELAGDVAYLRKTWATIISQGQRMPPTSLLYQDLNLAQRVLRDFVNDETSRIQVDSRETYQMLADFAAEFTPAVSSKLHHYTGERPLFDLYNIEAEIQRALSRRVDLKSGGYLVIDQTEAMTTIDVNTGGYVGARNFDDTIFKTNLEAAHTIARQLRLRNLGGVIIIDFIDMENVEHRDQVLGELKKALSRDRTRVTVNGFSQLGLVEMTRKRTRESLAHVLCEPCPVCQGKGQVKTPRTVCYDVLREILRESRQFNPREFRVVASQQVIDLFLEEESQHLAMLIDFIGKPVSLQVESNLSQEQYDIVLM from the coding sequence ATGAATGAAGAAATCCTGATCAATGTCACGCCGCAGGAAACGCGCGTCGCGCTCGTCCAGCAAGGCGCCGTCCAGGAACTTCACGTCGAACGAACGCTGTCGCGAGGACGCGTCGGCAATGTCTATCTCGGCAAAGTCGTCCGCGTGTTGCCGGGCATGCAATCCGCCTTTATCGACATCGGCCTGGAGCGCGCGGCGTTCCTGCACGTAGCGGATATCTGGCATCCGCGCATTGCCGGCGAGCCGCAACATCAAACGCCGCATCAGCCGATTGAAAAAATCGTCTTCGAAGGTCAGACGCTGATGGTGCAGGTCGTGAAGGATCCGATCGGCACCAAGGGCGCAAGGCTATCCACGCAGGTGAGCATCGCCGGGCGCACGCTTGTGTATCTGCCGCAGGAGCCGCACATCGGCATCTCGCAGAAGATCGAGAGCGAAGCCGAACGCGAGGCCGTGCGTGCGCGGTTGACCGCCGTGCTGCCCGCGGACGAAAAAGGCGGCTACATCGTCCGCACCATCGCCGAAGATGCGACGAGCGAAGAGTTGGCCGGAGACGTCGCGTATCTGCGCAAGACGTGGGCGACGATCATCTCGCAAGGTCAGCGCATGCCGCCGACCAGCCTGCTGTATCAGGACCTGAATCTCGCACAACGCGTGCTGCGCGATTTCGTGAATGACGAGACCTCGCGCATCCAGGTCGACTCGCGCGAGACCTATCAGATGCTCGCCGACTTCGCGGCGGAGTTCACGCCGGCGGTGTCGTCGAAGCTGCATCACTACACCGGCGAGCGGCCGCTCTTCGATCTGTACAACATCGAGGCGGAAATCCAGCGCGCATTGTCACGCCGCGTCGATCTGAAGTCGGGCGGCTATCTGGTGATCGACCAGACCGAAGCGATGACCACCATCGACGTGAACACCGGCGGCTACGTCGGCGCACGCAACTTCGACGATACGATCTTCAAGACCAACCTCGAAGCCGCGCACACCATCGCGCGGCAATTGCGGCTGCGCAATCTGGGGGGCGTGATCATCATCGACTTCATCGATATGGAGAACGTCGAGCATCGCGATCAGGTGCTCGGCGAATTGAAGAAGGCGTTGTCGCGCGATCGCACGCGCGTGACCGTGAATGGCTTCTCGCAGCTTGGGCTCGTGGAGATGACACGCAAGCGCACGCGTGAATCGTTGGCGCATGTGCTGTGCGAACCCTGCCCGGTTTGTCAGGGCAAGGGCCAGGTGAAGACGCCGCGCACGGTGTGCTACGACGTGCTGCGCGAGATTCTGCGCGAGTCGCGGCAGTTCAATCCGCGCGAGTTTCGCGTGGTGGCGTCGCAGCAGGTGATCGATCTTTTCCTGGAGGAAGAATCGCAGCATCTGGCGATGCTGATCGATTTCATCGGCAAGCCGGTGTCGCTGCAGGTGGAGTCGAATTTGAGCCAGGAGCAGTACGATATCGTGCTGATGTAG
- a CDS encoding Maf family protein translates to MPTPAASLHPFVYLASQSPRRQELLQQLGVRFELLLPRPDEDAEALEAELPGERARDYVQRVCIAKAHAARVRLVAGGHAARPILVADTTVTIDDAILGKPVDTDDAVAMLTRLAGRDHEVLTAVAVVDAEGTVLPAALSVSKVRFAALQADAVRRYAASGEPLGKAGAYGVQGRAAEFIEHIDGSYSGIMGLPLFETAALLRAARIDF, encoded by the coding sequence ATGCCAACGCCAGCTGCTTCGCTGCATCCATTCGTGTACCTTGCGTCCCAGAGTCCACGCCGTCAGGAGCTGTTGCAACAGCTCGGCGTGCGCTTCGAATTGCTGCTGCCGCGTCCCGATGAAGATGCCGAAGCGCTCGAAGCCGAGCTACCCGGTGAGCGCGCGCGCGATTATGTGCAGCGCGTGTGCATCGCCAAGGCGCACGCTGCGCGCGTGCGTCTCGTGGCAGGTGGGCATGCCGCACGGCCGATCCTGGTGGCCGACACAACCGTCACGATCGACGACGCGATCCTCGGCAAGCCCGTCGACACCGACGATGCCGTCGCGATGCTCACGCGCCTCGCGGGCCGCGATCACGAAGTGTTGACGGCGGTCGCGGTGGTCGACGCGGAAGGCACGGTGCTGCCGGCCGCGCTGTCGGTATCGAAGGTGCGTTTTGCTGCACTGCAAGCGGACGCCGTACGCCGCTATGCCGCGAGCGGCGAGCCGCTCGGCAAGGCGGGCGCGTATGGCGTGCAGGGACGCGCCGCCGAGTTTATCGAGCATATCGACGGGTCCTATTCAGGTATCATGGGTTTGCCGCTTTTTGAAACCGCTGCCCTCCTGCGCGCAGCGCGCATCGACTTCTAA
- the rlmH gene encoding 23S rRNA (pseudouridine(1915)-N(3))-methyltransferase RlmH: MKLHILAVGHKMPDWIATGFDEYAKRMPPELRIELREIKPEQRSSGRPAESVMAAERQKIEAALPKNARIVALDERGKDWTTMQLAGALPGWQQDGRDVAFLIGGADGLDPDLKARADMLLRVSSLTLPHAMVRVLLAEQLYRAWTITQNHPYHRV; encoded by the coding sequence ATGAAACTGCACATCCTCGCCGTCGGCCACAAGATGCCTGACTGGATCGCCACCGGCTTCGACGAATACGCGAAGCGCATGCCGCCCGAACTGCGCATCGAGCTGCGTGAAATCAAGCCCGAGCAGCGTTCATCGGGACGGCCGGCCGAAAGCGTGATGGCGGCCGAGCGGCAGAAAATCGAAGCCGCGTTGCCGAAGAATGCGCGCATCGTGGCGCTCGATGAACGCGGCAAGGATTGGACCACCATGCAGCTCGCCGGCGCGCTGCCCGGCTGGCAGCAGGACGGCCGCGACGTGGCGTTTCTGATCGGCGGCGCCGACGGGCTCGATCCCGATCTGAAAGCGCGCGCCGATATGCTGCTGCGTGTCTCCAGCCTGACGCTGCCGCACGCCATGGTCCGCGTGCTGCTCGCCGAGCAGCTTTACCGCGCGTGGACCATCACGCAAAATCACCCCTATCACCGCGTGTGA
- the rsfS gene encoding ribosome silencing factor: MDIRKLQRVIVDALEDVKAQDIKVFNTSHLTALFDRVIVASGTSNRQTKALASSVRESVKENGGDIVSTEGEDIGEWVLVDCGDAIVHILQPALRQYYNLEEIWGDKPVRLKLATPDPFGGARASEPDDEDEEDDAPAAKKPARKTPVRRK, encoded by the coding sequence ATGGATATTCGCAAACTGCAACGCGTGATCGTCGACGCTCTCGAAGACGTCAAAGCGCAAGACATCAAGGTGTTCAACACCAGCCACCTGACCGCGCTGTTCGATCGCGTGATCGTCGCCTCCGGCACCTCGAACCGCCAGACCAAGGCACTCGCTTCGAGCGTGCGCGAGAGCGTCAAGGAAAACGGCGGCGACATCGTCAGCACCGAGGGCGAGGACATCGGCGAATGGGTGCTGGTCGATTGCGGCGACGCGATCGTGCACATCCTGCAACCGGCACTGCGCCAGTACTACAACCTCGAAGAAATCTGGGGTGACAAGCCGGTGCGCCTGAAGCTGGCGACGCCGGATCCGTTCGGCGGCGCGCGCGCGAGCGAACCCGACGACGAGGACGAAGAGGACGACGCGCCGGCTGCCAAGAAGCCCGCACGCAAAACGCCGGTGCGCCGCAAGTAA
- a CDS encoding nicotinate-nucleotide adenylyltransferase — MTTTKDLHLKPNAHPVALPRRIGLLGGTFDPIHDGHLALARRFAEVLNLTELVLLPAGQPWQKTDVSAAVHRLAMTRAAATALVLPGVNVRVATDEIEHDGPTYTINTLQLWREREGPDASIALLIGADQLVHLDTWRDWRRLFEFAHICAATRPGFDLASIPPVVAKEIAARRARADVLQATPCGHLLIDTTLAFNVSATDIRAHLREQVNQRLALAGSEPQDKSQTQAASHVPTAVWDYILQHHLYHR; from the coding sequence GTGACCACGACAAAGGATCTTCACCTGAAGCCGAACGCTCATCCTGTCGCCCTGCCTCGCCGGATCGGACTGCTCGGCGGCACTTTCGATCCGATCCACGACGGCCACCTCGCGCTCGCGCGGCGTTTCGCCGAGGTGCTGAACCTGACCGAGCTGGTGCTGCTGCCGGCCGGCCAGCCGTGGCAGAAAACGGACGTGTCGGCGGCTGTTCACAGGCTGGCCATGACCCGCGCCGCCGCCACTGCGTTGGTGCTGCCGGGCGTGAACGTGCGGGTGGCGACCGACGAGATCGAACACGACGGTCCGACCTACACGATCAACACGCTGCAGTTATGGCGTGAACGCGAAGGTCCGGATGCGTCGATTGCGCTTCTGATCGGCGCGGATCAACTGGTGCATCTCGACACATGGCGCGACTGGCGGCGCCTGTTCGAGTTCGCGCACATCTGCGCGGCCACGCGCCCCGGTTTCGATCTCGCATCGATTCCACCCGTGGTCGCGAAGGAAATCGCCGCGCGCCGTGCCCGTGCCGACGTTCTGCAAGCCACGCCCTGCGGCCACTTGCTGATCGATACGACGCTTGCGTTCAACGTCTCGGCCACCGACATTCGCGCGCATCTGCGCGAACAGGTGAACCAGCGGCTTGCCCTCGCGGGCAGCGAACCGCAAGACAAGAGCCAGACCCAGGCCGCAAGCCATGTCCCCACTGCGGTGTGGGACTATATTCTTCAACATCATCTGTACCACCGGTAA
- the hemF gene encoding oxygen-dependent coproporphyrinogen oxidase — translation MTDSSYDAQAVRSWLQGLQTHIADTLGAFDGKPFATDTWQRAPGEKLRGGGCTRILEGGNFFERAGIGFSDVAGDTLPGSASAARPQLAGRGFEAMGVSLVLHPHNPHCPTVHMNVRLLIATKAGEEPVFWFGGGMDLTPYYGYEEDAQHFHRVCRDALQPYGADLYPSFKRWCDEYFFLKHRNEPRGIGGIFFDDFSAPGFDQSFAMLKSVGEGFLKAYLPIIEKRRNIPYGEAERDFQAYRRGRYVEFNLVFDRGTLFGLQSGGRTESILMSMPPVVNWRYNWQPEPGTPEARLYSDFLVPREWV, via the coding sequence ATGACCGATTCGAGCTATGACGCACAGGCCGTGCGCAGCTGGCTGCAAGGCCTGCAAACGCATATCGCGGACACGCTCGGCGCGTTCGACGGTAAGCCGTTCGCGACCGACACATGGCAGCGCGCCCCCGGCGAAAAGCTGCGCGGTGGCGGCTGCACGCGGATTCTGGAAGGCGGCAACTTCTTCGAGCGGGCCGGCATCGGCTTTTCGGACGTGGCAGGCGACACGTTGCCGGGTTCGGCGAGCGCCGCGCGCCCGCAACTGGCCGGCCGTGGTTTCGAAGCCATGGGTGTCTCGCTCGTGCTGCACCCGCACAATCCGCACTGCCCGACCGTGCATATGAACGTGCGTCTGCTGATCGCGACCAAGGCCGGCGAGGAGCCGGTGTTCTGGTTCGGCGGCGGCATGGATCTGACGCCGTACTACGGCTACGAGGAAGACGCCCAGCATTTTCATCGTGTGTGCCGCGACGCGCTGCAGCCTTATGGCGCCGACCTTTACCCGAGTTTCAAGCGCTGGTGCGACGAGTACTTCTTCCTCAAGCACCGCAACGAACCGCGTGGCATCGGCGGGATTTTCTTCGACGATTTCTCGGCGCCGGGCTTCGATCAATCGTTCGCGATGCTGAAAAGCGTCGGCGAAGGATTCCTCAAAGCGTATCTGCCGATCATCGAAAAGCGCCGCAACATTCCGTACGGCGAAGCCGAGCGGGACTTCCAGGCATACCGGCGCGGCCGCTACGTCGAGTTCAATCTGGTCTTCGACCGTGGCACACTGTTTGGGCTGCAGAGCGGCGGACGCACCGAATCGATTCTGATGTCGATGCCGCCTGTGGTGAACTGGCGCTACAACTGGCAGCCCGAACCGGGCACGCCGGAAGCGCGCCTCTACAGCGATTTTCTCGTGCCACGCGAGTGGGTGTGA
- the purD gene encoding phosphoribosylamine--glycine ligase has product MKLLVVGSGGREHALAWKLAQSPRVQLVYVAPGNGGTAQDERLRNIDITDPAELADFVEKEQIAFTLVGPEGPLAAGIVNLFRSRGLKIFGPSKEAAQLESSKDFAKAFMKRHAIPTAEYETFADVAAAHAYLDAKGAPIVIKADGLAAGKGVVVAQTLEEAHAAVDMMLSDNKLGDAGARVVIEEFLAGEEASFIVMVDGKHVLALASSQDHKRLLDADQGPNTGGMGAYSPAPIVTPQLHARVMREIIQPTVRGMEKEGIRFTGFLYAGLMIDAQGNPKTLEFNCRMGDPETQPIMARLKGDFSKVVEQAIAGTLDTIELEWDRRTALGVVLAAHNYPDTPRKGDRISDIPAENGDSVTFHAGTTLTDGKLTTSGGRVLCVVGLADSVRSAQSVAYETINQISFDGMQYRRDIGYRALNRKHDAKTEGKH; this is encoded by the coding sequence ATGAAGTTACTCGTCGTCGGTTCCGGCGGTCGCGAACATGCGCTCGCATGGAAGCTCGCGCAATCGCCGCGGGTCCAGCTTGTCTACGTTGCGCCCGGCAATGGCGGCACCGCCCAGGACGAGCGTCTGCGCAACATCGACATCACCGATCCGGCCGAGCTCGCCGATTTCGTCGAGAAAGAGCAGATCGCTTTCACGCTGGTCGGACCGGAAGGCCCACTGGCCGCGGGCATCGTCAATCTGTTCCGCTCACGCGGTCTGAAGATTTTCGGGCCGAGCAAGGAAGCCGCGCAGCTCGAGAGCTCGAAAGATTTCGCCAAGGCGTTCATGAAGCGCCACGCCATCCCGACCGCCGAATACGAAACCTTCGCCGACGTCGCCGCCGCGCACGCGTATCTGGACGCCAAGGGCGCGCCGATCGTGATCAAGGCCGACGGCCTCGCCGCCGGCAAGGGCGTCGTGGTCGCGCAAACGCTGGAAGAAGCGCACGCCGCGGTCGACATGATGCTGTCGGACAACAAGCTGGGCGATGCCGGCGCGCGGGTCGTGATCGAGGAATTCCTCGCCGGCGAAGAAGCCAGCTTCATCGTCATGGTGGACGGCAAGCACGTGCTGGCGCTCGCTTCGAGCCAGGATCACAAGCGCCTGCTCGACGCGGACCAGGGGCCAAACACCGGCGGCATGGGCGCCTATTCGCCCGCGCCGATCGTCACGCCGCAACTGCATGCGCGCGTGATGCGCGAAATCATCCAGCCGACCGTGCGCGGCATGGAGAAAGAAGGCATCCGCTTCACCGGCTTTCTGTACGCCGGCCTGATGATCGACGCGCAAGGCAATCCGAAGACGCTCGAATTCAACTGCCGCATGGGCGACCCGGAGACGCAGCCGATCATGGCGCGCCTGAAGGGCGACTTTTCGAAGGTGGTCGAACAGGCCATCGCCGGCACGCTCGATACGATCGAACTCGAATGGGACCGCCGCACGGCGCTTGGCGTGGTGCTCGCCGCGCACAACTATCCGGACACGCCGCGCAAGGGTGACCGGATCAGCGATATCCCGGCCGAAAACGGCGATTCGGTCACGTTCCACGCCGGCACCACGCTGACGGACGGCAAGCTGACCACCTCGGGCGGCCGCGTGCTGTGCGTGGTCGGCCTGGCGGATTCGGTACGCAGCGCGCAATCGGTCGCGTATGAAACGATCAACCAGATCTCGTTCGACGGCATGCAATATCGCCGCGACATCGGCTACCGCGCATTGAACCGCAAGCACGACGCCAAGACCGAAGGCAAGCACTAA
- a CDS encoding YebC/PmpR family DNA-binding transcriptional regulator, whose product MAGHSKWANIKHKKAAADAKRGKVWTRLIKEIQVAARMGGGDIDSNPRLRLAVEKAYDANMPKDNVNRAIQRGVGGVDGANYEEIRYEGYGIGGAAVIVDTMTDNRTRTVADVRHAFSKNGGNMGTDGSVSFMFDHVGQFLFAPGTPEDKLMEAALEAGADDVLTNEDGSIEVLCPPNDFPKVKAALEAAGFKAEVAEVTMKPQTEVEFTGDDAVKMQKLLDALENLDDVQEVYTNAAIADE is encoded by the coding sequence ATGGCGGGTCATTCGAAATGGGCCAACATCAAGCATAAGAAAGCAGCGGCCGACGCCAAGCGCGGCAAGGTCTGGACGCGGCTCATCAAGGAAATTCAGGTGGCCGCGCGCATGGGCGGCGGCGACATCGACTCGAACCCGCGTCTGCGGCTGGCCGTCGAAAAGGCGTACGACGCCAACATGCCGAAAGATAACGTCAACCGTGCGATCCAGCGCGGCGTGGGCGGTGTGGACGGTGCAAACTACGAAGAAATCCGCTACGAAGGCTACGGCATCGGCGGCGCAGCGGTGATCGTGGATACCATGACCGACAACCGCACCCGCACGGTGGCGGACGTGCGTCACGCGTTCTCGAAGAACGGCGGCAACATGGGCACGGACGGCTCGGTGTCGTTCATGTTCGATCACGTCGGCCAGTTCCTGTTCGCGCCCGGCACGCCGGAAGACAAGCTGATGGAAGCCGCACTCGAAGCCGGCGCCGACGACGTCCTCACGAATGAAGACGGCAGTATCGAGGTGCTGTGCCCGCCGAACGATTTCCCGAAGGTGAAGGCCGCGCTGGAAGCCGCGGGCTTCAAGGCCGAAGTGGCCGAGGTGACGATGAAACCTCAGACGGAAGTCGAATTCACGGGCGACGACGCGGTGAAAATGCAGAAGCTGCTCGACGCGCTGGAAAATCTGGACGACGTGCAGGAAGTCTATACAAACGCCGCGATCGCCGACGAGTGA
- the upp gene encoding uracil phosphoribosyltransferase, which translates to MTQDSRFPNLFILDHPLIQHKLSHMRDRDTSTRTFRELLREITLLMGYEITRNLPMTTRRLTTPLVEIDAPVIAGKKLAIVPVLRAGIGMSDGLLELVPSARVGHIGVYRAEDHRPVEYLVRLPDLEDRVFILCDPMVATGYSAVHAVDVLKRRNVSGENILFLALVAAPEGVQVFQDAHPDVKLYVASLDSHLNEHAYIVPGLGDAGDRLFGTKN; encoded by the coding sequence ATGACCCAGGACAGCCGTTTTCCCAATCTTTTCATCCTCGATCACCCGCTGATCCAGCACAAGCTGTCGCATATGCGCGACCGGGACACCTCGACCCGCACGTTCCGCGAACTGCTGCGCGAGATCACGCTGCTGATGGGCTACGAAATCACCCGCAACCTGCCGATGACCACGCGCCGCCTCACCACGCCGCTGGTCGAGATCGACGCGCCGGTGATCGCCGGCAAGAAACTGGCGATCGTGCCGGTGCTGCGGGCCGGCATCGGCATGTCGGACGGCCTGCTGGAGCTGGTGCCGTCCGCGCGTGTGGGCCACATCGGCGTGTATCGCGCCGAGGACCATCGCCCGGTCGAGTATCTGGTGCGCCTGCCGGACCTGGAAGACCGCGTGTTCATTCTGTGCGATCCGATGGTCGCGACCGGTTACTCCGCCGTCCACGCGGTGGACGTCCTCAAGCGCCGCAACGTGAGCGGCGAGAACATCCTGTTCCTCGCGCTGGTGGCCGCGCCGGAAGGCGTGCAGGTGTTCCAGGACGCGCATCCGGACGTCAAGCTGTACGTGGCGTCGCTCGATTCGCACCTGAACGAGCACGCGTACATCGTGCCGGGTCTCGGCGACGCCGGCGACCGCCTGTTCGGCACGAAAAACTGA
- a CDS encoding SDR family oxidoreductase, with protein sequence MDMGIAGRTALVCAASKGLGRGCAEALAAEGVNLTIVARTAETLEATAAEIRKQSGVEVKTVACDITTPEGRAAALAACPQPDILVNNAGGPPPGDFRNFTHEDWIRALESNMLTPIELIRATIDGMSERGFGRIVNITSSAVKAPIDVLGLSNGARSGLTGFIAGLARSKVASAGVTINSLLPGLFDTDRIATTFAAQANAQHISVDDARKQRMKTIPAGRFGTREEFGRACAFLCSVHAGYITGQNWLIDGGAYPGTF encoded by the coding sequence ATGGACATGGGAATCGCAGGGCGCACCGCGCTGGTTTGCGCGGCCAGCAAGGGTCTGGGGCGCGGCTGCGCGGAAGCGCTGGCAGCCGAAGGCGTCAACCTGACCATCGTCGCGCGCACGGCCGAGACGCTGGAGGCGACCGCCGCCGAGATTCGCAAGCAGAGCGGCGTCGAAGTGAAAACGGTGGCGTGCGACATCACCACGCCCGAAGGGCGCGCCGCGGCGCTCGCCGCCTGTCCGCAGCCGGACATTCTGGTCAACAACGCGGGCGGCCCGCCGCCGGGCGACTTCCGTAACTTCACGCACGAAGACTGGATTCGCGCGCTGGAGAGCAACATGCTCACGCCGATCGAGCTGATCCGCGCGACCATCGACGGGATGAGCGAGCGCGGCTTTGGGCGCATCGTCAACATCACGAGCTCGGCGGTCAAGGCGCCGATCGACGTGCTCGGCCTGTCCAACGGCGCGCGCTCGGGGCTGACCGGTTTCATTGCGGGACTGGCGCGCAGCAAGGTGGCCTCCGCGGGCGTGACGATCAACAGCCTGCTGCCGGGCCTGTTCGACACCGACCGCATCGCCACCACCTTCGCGGCGCAAGCCAACGCACAACACATTTCCGTCGACGACGCGCGCAAGCAGCGCATGAAGACGATTCCCGCCGGCCGGTTCGGCACGCGCGAAGAGTTTGGCCGCGCCTGTGCGTTTCTGTGCAGCGTGCATGCCGGCTATATCACCGGCCAGAACTGGCTGATCGACGGCGGCGCTTACCCCGGTACGTTCTGA
- a CDS encoding methylglyoxal synthase, with amino-acid sequence MTTRIALIAHDHKKDDIVKLAGEYVDTLRRCDIIATGTTGTRIGDAHGLTVERMLSGPHGGDLQIGAQLAEGRVDMVIFLRDPMTPQPHEPDINALVRACDVHNIPCATNISTARMILDVLTLRLTQQV; translated from the coding sequence ATGACCACCCGTATTGCGCTGATCGCGCACGATCACAAGAAAGACGACATCGTCAAACTGGCCGGCGAATACGTCGATACGCTCCGGCGCTGCGACATCATCGCGACCGGCACGACCGGCACGCGTATCGGTGACGCGCACGGCCTCACGGTCGAGCGCATGTTGTCCGGTCCGCATGGCGGCGACCTGCAGATCGGCGCGCAGCTCGCGGAAGGGCGGGTGGACATGGTGATCTTCCTGCGCGACCCGATGACGCCGCAGCCGCACGAACCGGATATCAACGCGCTGGTGCGTGCTTGCGACGTCCACAACATTCCGTGCGCCACCAATATTTCGACCGCGCGAATGATTCTCGACGTGCTGACCTTGCGCCTCACGCAACAGGTCTAG